CCCGGGCATGCCGAGTTCGGCCATGGTCGGCACGTCCGGCAGCACGGCGGAGCGCTGGTCGCTCAGCACCGCGATGGGCGTGACCTGCCCCGCGCGCACCTGGGGCGCGGCACCGGTGACGAGGTTGAACATCACCTGGATTCGGCCGGTGAAGAGATCCGTGAAGCCCTGCTGGATGCCGGCATAGGGGATATGCACCATCTCCGTCCCCGTGGCCTGGCGATACAGCTCGCCAGCCAGGTGCATGGAGCTGCCATTGCCGGAGGAGCCATAGGAAAGCCGCCCCGGATTGGCCCGCACATAGGCGGTGAAGGCCGCGAGGTCGCGGATGCCGAGGCTGTTGTTCACCACCAGGATGTTGGGAACATTGCCCAGCAGGATCACCGGCTCGAAATCGCGCTGCGGGTTGAAGGCGAGGTCGCGATACAGCGCCGGGCTGGTGGCCATGGTGCCGGCCCAGGTGAAGAGGATGGTGTGGCCATCCGGCGCCGAGCGCGCGGCGGCGGTGGCGCCCACATTGCCGTTGGCGCCCGGGCGGTTGTCCACCAGGGTGCGCTGCGGCAGGCGCTTGTCCATCTCCTGCGCCAGGATGCGGGCCAGCGTATCCGCCGTGCCCGCGCCGCCGGCGGCGGGCAGGATGATGCGCAGCGGCCGCTCGGGCCAGCCGGCAGGGAGCGTGACATTGGCCTTCGCGGCGCCAGGCATGGCGGCGAGACCGGTGAGCATGAGGCGGCGCGACGGGAAGGGCATGGCGGTCGGTGTCCCCTGGGATGATGGCGATTTCATGGGGGGAGCGCATCTTTCC
This region of Sediminicoccus rosea genomic DNA includes:
- a CDS encoding Bug family tripartite tricarboxylate transporter substrate binding protein, translated to MPFPSRRLMLTGLAAMPGAAKANVTLPAGWPERPLRIILPAAGGAGTADTLARILAQEMDKRLPQRTLVDNRPGANGNVGATAAARSAPDGHTILFTWAGTMATSPALYRDLAFNPQRDFEPVILLGNVPNILVVNNSLGIRDLAAFTAYVRANPGRLSYGSSGNGSSMHLAGELYRQATGTEMVHIPYAGIQQGFTDLFTGRIQVMFNLVTGAAPQVRAGQVTPIAVLSDQRSAVLPDVPTMAELGMPGMEFGSWFCLMLPKGTPAPIVQALNALVNEILAEPESRARFTAQGLDIIGGPPARLTTLLDAEIRRHAELVRVSGTRLE